The sequence CGCAACCGGATAGAACAATCCCGCGGAGACAGCGCATGCGCGCAATAAAAGTTCCTACCGTTATGCTGCTGCTTTGCCTGCTCAGTGCGTGCAGCATTGAGGTCAAAGAATTTAAGACACCGGTTGCGGTTAACGAATCCTTTTCATTAAGCGGCAGTGTTCCATTGAAGGAACGCTGGTGGCTAAGTTTTAACGATACAGCGCTGAATCAGCTTATCGATAAAGCGCTGCAGCAAAATCTTGATCTTATCGCCGCTTATGAGCGACTCAAACAGGCCCAGGCCATCGCTCGCAAGACCGGTTCAGAACTGATTCCCGCCCTTGACGGCACATCCAGCCTGAGCCGCAGAGATGGTAATGAAACGCTAGGCTTACTCACTAACGATAATTTTTCACTGGGCCTCATTGCCAGTTACGAGCTTGACTTGTGGGGCCGCATTAGAGCCGGCACTTATGCTGCCGAACAGGATGTAAAAGCCTCTGAACAGGATATTCATACCGCCGCAATTGCATTGTCTGCAGAAATTGCACGCACCTGGTATCAATTGATAGAACAACAGAAACAATACAACTTACTGACTGAACAAATCGTCATCAATGAACAATATGCCAACTTAGTGGAAGTCCGTTTCAGAGGCGGTCAAGCGACTGCGGCTGACGTATTCCAGCAGCGCCAATTGCTGGAAGGCGTGGTTGGCGACCGTTATACCGTGCTGGCCAACATTGAGGTCCTGAAAAATCAACTGGCGGTTTTAACCGGCCAATCGCCCGGAACGCTCGAAATTGCGACCAGTGATCGTTTTCCTGAAATAAACGGTTTACCGGATACCGGATTAACCTCGGATTTGATTCAACGCCGCCCCGATGTCCTCAAAGCCTATTTCCGGTTGCAAGCTGCCGACCTGAGAGTAGCGGCTGCGATTGCCGACCGTTTTCCAAAAATCGGCCTGTCCGCAGGAATAGACACGACTGCACCGGATCTTCAGGACTTCTTTAATAACTGGATGGCGACGCTCGCCGGCAATCTGGTTTTACCGTTGATCGACGGTGGCCGCCGTATTGCGGAAGTGGACCGCACCAAAGCCGCAACTGAGGAAGCGCTTAATCTGTATGGACAAAGCGTATTGCAGTCCATCAAAGAAGTTGAAAACGCCTTGGCTCAAGAAGAGAGGCAACATCAACGCCTGGACAGCCTGAAACAGCAACTGCGTTATTTGAATGAAGCCAATAACAATATCCGGATTCGCACCGCTTACGGTGCTTTCGATTTTCTCCGCGTACTTTCGACGCTCAACAGTTTGCAAGCCATGCAGCGCTCGCTGATTCGTGCCGAACGCGAATTGGTCGATTTCAGAATTTTACTCTATCGCTCACTTGCAGGTGGGTGGCCACTTGCGGAACCCGTTAAAACCAGGATTGAAAACAATGGCTAATGTTTTAAGGAAATTATTCAAAGCACTCCCTTCTCTGTTGATTATTGCCATTGCCGGATCCTTGTCTTATTACTGGCTGACCAATAAACCGCGCGCGGCGCGCAATCCGGTAAAGATAAGCGCTCCTTTGGTCGAAGTCATTGCGCCGCAGATAATCGATCATTCTGTTACTGTTTCCGCATTGGGAAATGTTGTTGCTTCGCAAAGTGTCAATTTAAACTCTCAAGTCGACGGCATGGTCAAGTCGGTCAGCGAAAACTTCATCGAAGGCGGCTTATTGAGAAAAGGCGAGGAAATCGTCAAGCTTGATCCTACCGACTATGAATTGCGCCTGCGCCAAGCTCAAAATGATTTGATCCGGGCCAAGTTCAATTTAAAACTGGAACTCGGCCAGCAAGAAATCGCTCAAGAGGAATATAAACTGCTGGGCGAGGAACTGGATGAACTCGCAAGCGAACTGGTCCAACGCAAACCTCATCTGGAAGCCTCAAAATCGGCACTGGACGCTGCCGAAGCAGCACTTGAACAGGCCCGTCTGAATCTTCAGCGCACACAAACCATCGCACCTTTCAACGCCGTGGTCACTGCGCGTAATGCCAATATCGGCTCCTGGGTATCGACGTTCTCTACCGGCACACCCCTGGTTCAACTGGTTGCGACCGATACCTTCTGGATAGATGTCTCGTTGCCGCTGGAAAAACTGCGCTGGATCAATATTCCCGGTTTCAACAATGAACAAGGCTCGACCGTCAAGATAACTTACTCGCAGGCGTGGGGACCGGAGGCATTCAGGATCGGCAAGGTCAAACGGTTGAAAGCCGAGGTGGAACCGGAAGGACGCATGGCCAAGTTGATTGTCGAAGTCGAGGATCCGCTGGGACTCAAACCGGCTAATCGCAACTTACCGCATATGATGCTGGGCACACTGGTCCATGCCGCTATTGCGGGTAAATCAATTAATCGTGTTATGGCAATTCCCGAAAACGCGGTGCATGACGGCAACCGGCTCTGGTTGATGACAACAGAAAACACGCTGGATATCATCACAGTTGAACCGCTCTGGAATGAGTCGGGATGGGTCTATTTAAGCGCCGAAGCACTTCCGCCCTCTCCCCGCATTATCAATAGCGATCTGTCTGCTCCCGTCCAGAACATGCAAATCCGCACTCATGAACCCAAGATTTCCGAATCGGCCAGGTAGATACGATGTCACAAGAGCAACATTCGACAGAAACCGGCACTATCGCCTGGATGGCAGGCCACTCGGTAGCAGCCAACCTGGTCATGGCCGTGTTGATCATTGGCGGCCTCTTGTTTATGACGACTATTCGGCAGGAAGTATTTCCGGAATTTGAAATAGACACCGTCAGCATCAGTGTCGCATACCCCGGAGCCAGTCCGGAAGAAGTCGAAAGCGGCATCATTCTGTCAATAGAGGATGCTATAGGCGGCATTGAAGGCGTCGATCAAGTCAATTCTTCCGCCAAAGAAGATATCGGCATGGTCACAGTCGAAGCCCTCAGAGGCACGGACATGCAGCGCCTGACGCAGGAGATTCAAAAAGAAGTTGATCGCATCACGACCTTCCCCATTGATGCCGAGAAACCTCAAGTCACCGTAATGGCCAATAAGCGTCAGGTCATTTCCATCGTCCTATTTGGTGATACGCAAGAAAACGTGCTGCACGAACTGGCAGAACAATTCCGGGATCAACTGTTACAAGACCCCGGCATCACCCAAATCGAACTTGAAGGTATCAAACCGCTTGAAATCGCGATCGATATCCCACAGGAAACGCTGCGCCGATACCGTCTGTCGCTAGGCGACATCGCTCAGCGCATTACTGCCGCCAGCATCGACTTGCCGGGCGGCAGTGTTAAAACCGGTACCGGTGAAATTTTGATCCGGGTCAAAGAACGCCGGGATTACGCCAACCAGTTTGCCAGCCTGCCAATTATTACCACTGCGGACGGCAGCCAGGTAAAACTGGGCGACATCGCCACCATCAAAGACGGTTATGATGAAAGTGATTATTACGCGACTTTCGATAACCAGCCTGCCGCGATGATTCAGGTTTACAGCGTCGGCGACCAAACGCCGATCCAGATATCTGAAACGGTCAAAAAACACATGGAACGTATCGTTCCCGAGCTACCCAAAGGCATCTCTGCCGAAATCCGACGAGACACATCGGAGGAATATTCGCAGCGTATCGATCTTTTGCTCCGCAACAGTGCCATGGGTTTAGTGCTGGTTTTCATCATGCTGGCCCTGTTTTTGGAATTGCGTCTGGCATTTTGGGTGATGATGGGGATTCCGACAGCATTTCTTGGCTCATTTTTGATTCTGCCAAGCATAGGCGTCAGCCTGAACATGATTTCGCTGTTTGCTTTCATAATCGCGTTAGGTATTGTCGTGGACGACGCAATCATCATCGGCGAAAACGTTTATCACTACCGGCAGGAAGGATTTTCGCCGATGCAAGCCGCAATTAAAGGCACACAAGAAATGGCAATGCCGGTCACTTTCAGTATTTTGACCAATATCGCGACTTTTATGCCGTTGCTCTTTATCCCCGGCATCACCGGCAAAATCTTTTACATGATACCGCTGGTGATCATCACCGTGTTTCTGCTGTCGCTGGCGGAAAGTCTGTTTATCCTGCCCTATCATTTGGGGCAACTGAAGGAAATGAAACGTCACGGGATTTTGGCATTCGTGCATCACTACCAGCAAAAATTCAGTCATGGCTTCAGGCATTGGACGACGCACCGCTACGGACCTTTTCTGGAAAGTATATTAAGGCATCGCTATCTGACCATAGCGGCCACTTTCGCATTGTTAGTCGCCACGCTTGCTTATGCGTTGAGCGGCCGAATGGGCATGACACTGTTCCCAAAAACCGAATCCGATTTCGCTCAGGTTACGCTGGTCATGCCGTTCGGGACTCCGGTTGCCAGAACTGAAGCTGTCGCACGCCATCTGTTTGAATCCGCTCAAAAAGTAGCAGGGAGCGTTCCGGACGGAGATAAGCTGCTCAAGGGTATTTTTGCTGAAATCGGCACGATCGACCACAAGAGAACGACAGGAAGTCATTTGGCTTCAATCCGGGCTTACCTGGCACCGCCTGAAATACGCGATAAAATCATGAGCACTGAGCAGTTTAACCAGCGATGGCGAGAAGCCACGGGTGAAATCGCAGGAATCGAGTCGATCATGTTTGAATCGGATGCAGGCGGACCGGGCTCGGGCTCCGCATTAACGATAGAACTGAATCATCGCGATATCAAGATACTGGAACAAGCCAGTCAACAACTGGCCGATGCGCTTAACGCCTACCCTATCGTCAACGATGTCTCCAGCGGTTTTAGTAGCGGCAAGGAACAACTGGATTTTAGCTTGTTGCCTGAAGGCAGAAGCCTTGGTTTCACCGCGCAAAACGTCGCGCGCCAAGTCCGTAACGCTTTTTTCGGTGCGGAAGTATTGCGCCAGCAGCGGGGCCGAAACGAAATCAAAATCATGGTCAGACTTCCTGAAGAAGAACGGATGTCGGTGCAAAACATTAAAAACTTAATGCTATGGTCACCTGCAGGGTTGGAAATTCCGTTAACCGAGGCCGTCGAAATCGAGCAGAGCCGGGCTTATACCGAAATCAATCGCCGAAATGGCCGGCGCAATATACAAGTCAAATCAGGCGTTACGCCGCGCAGTCGAACCAGCGAAATTCTAAATGATCTGGAAGCAACCGAACTGCCTCGTTTGAAAAATGAATTTCCGGGTTTGCAATACAGCTTTCAAGGCAGTCAGGCAGAGATGGCAGACAGCCTGAGCAGTCTTAAAATCAGTTTCGTGTTCGCTTTACTGGGGATCTATGCAATGCTGGCAATTCCGTTCCGTAGCTATGTTCTGCCGCTGATCGTCATCGTCAGTATTCCTTTTGGCATCATCGGCGCGATATTCGGCCATTTACTGTTGGGTTACGAGTTAAGCATCTTGAGCATGCTGGGTATCGTGGCCCTCTCCGGCATTGTGGTCAACGACGCGCTGGTATTAATCAACTACGCAAACGAATTGCGGACTGAGGCTGACAGCAACAGGTCACCTTTGCACATCATCAAAACGGCAAGCATTCAGCGCTTGAGACCGATCTTATTGACGACACTAACCACTTTCTGCGGCTTGATGCCGATGATTTTCGAAACATCCAGGCAAGCCAAAATGCTGATTCCGATGGCTATTTCGATAGGCTTCGGCATCATGTTCGCCACGCTGATCACGCTGATTCTTATCCCTTCACTCTATCTGGTAGTCGAGGATTTGCGCGCACTGCTGGTCAAGCTAAAAAAGACTGAATCCTCGGTGGATTAGCTTACTCCGGCTTCATTTAAGCTTTCGCCTACCCTTCTTTATCATCAAACGGGGAATTGCTGACAAATTCTCAATCCGTTTATTTTTTCTGGCGATCAATCCGCCTGCTGAAACTCTTGAGCAAATTCGGCGAGTTCATTTTTCCAGGGCTTTGTGTTGTATCCCCAATCACCTTCATCCAGAAGCTTTTCCGCTTGCGCGAATTCGGCTTTTATCTGCGTTAGATTTGCTTCGTCGCCGTCGGCCCAGAGTGCCTGAGCATAAAACAGGTGGTTAAGCGGGTGGCCTGGATGTTCCTTGGCTGCTTTTTCCACCAGTTCCAGCGCCTTGTCGAGGTCTCCAATACCATTGGGCCAAGCCGGAGCCTTGAGATAAAGCATCCCCAATAATCTTAGCGGGCCGCCGCCGTCGATGTCCGGACTTAAAGCCACCGCTTGCTTCATTTCTTCTTCCAGACGACCCAGGTTCACTATGGCCTGGGTCATATGTTCGCGTACCGAAAGGCCCAGATTAGCGGCTAAATAGTAATGCACCGCCCCATCACCGCGCCCTCCTTGTTGCAAAGCGGCTTCGGCAAAGCCAACCCCTTCGGCAGCCAATTTTTCGCGCTGCATTTGGTCCATTTCACGCTCGGCCAAAAGCAGGGACAGGCGACTTGCTAGCGAGGTACTCAGCGCCGCAGGATCTTGACTATTGCGAAGAACAATCCGAGCACACGCCAAGGTATGGGTATCTGTCTTAGGACCAAACCGGTTTTGCTCCTCGACCAAAGATACAGCGGATAGTTTAGGGCAATCATCTGGCAATTCTGTCTGCACCTGATCACGCGGCAAACCGGCGCAACCGGCCAGCAATGTCAGCAACACAAGCGGCGGAACAAGCCGTGTTTTATTCTCCATCTTATTGCCCGTTTGCCCACAGCTTGATCATCGGGTCAAACACTACAGAGTCTACAGTAGCAAAGGCTTCCACCCCGAATAGCTCGCACAGCTTTTTGCCTTCACTGTCGGAACACATACCTTCCAATGCCTTAGCAAAACGGGCGCGCTCGTCCTCTGTCGTTGTGGCGCTGTTGGCTACAACGCCCATCAGTGGAATTTCCTCGGAGGTAAAGACAGCTTCAAGAGACGTATCCATTTGGAGCGAAGAGAGGCCGCCAAATTGTTGCTCGTTCAAGATGACCGCATCCAGTTCTCCTTTATTCAAAGAGCGCAAGGCACGGATTGCCTGATTTGATTTTTGTAAGACAAAAAAAGTGTCGGGGTCGTATTTTCCGGCAAAAACGATTTTGCCGATGAAAGAGGATTCTTCCAGGGCTGTTCCGCCTAGCGTTTTACCTTTAAGCTCATCCAGGTTCTTGTACTTGCCTTTCTGAACCATGACCCGGTAACGTTCATGGGTAAGCCCTTTAATTTTGGGTTGAACTACAGGTACTAGGTTATGTTGATTGCGCAAATCCAGAAAAAGCCCCAACGAGGTGATGGCGAACTTGGGTTTATTGTCGGCCATCTGTTTTCTGCATTCGTCCGATTTAGCCGTAAACACACTGTTAAAGCTGTTCTCCTGCCATTGACCGACACGTTCAACCACGCGCAACATCGAAGTCATTGCTCCGTTGGCGTCTTTTGCATTGACGGATCCGCCGGGATAGCACACCACGATCATTTCTGAATTAGGCGCGGCATTGGTAATAAAGGAAGCCGCAGCCAGGCCGGCAAGAATAAAGAGACAGATTTTTTGCATTAGGGTTTTCTCTTGAAATCAAGTAACTGTCCAATGGCAGGAGCCACGACGAGAGTTGCGGTGAGGCAGCACACCAATCCTATGGTGATACTGATACCCAAAGAGGATACGCCCCGGTAACTGGCCAAGGTGATAGCACCCAGACCTGCCAAAGACGTTCCGGCGGCCAATCCGATGGTCTTACCAACGTTCAGGCTGACTTGCAAAGGCGTATGGCTCTTTAATTCATTCCAGCGGTAGCTGAACCAAACGCCGTAATCAACTGCCAACGCGATGACCAAGGGCAAGGCAACGATATTGGCGTAATTGTAGCTCATGCCTGCCAGCGCCATTATTCCGAGCATCCAGCCCCCACCAATTAACAAGGGCAGCGCCGCCAACGCGAAGCCGCGCACGCTGCGTGTCGCCGCCATGACCCAAAGTAAACATAAGCCTAGAGCCAACTGCGTGCCGTGTGTGAAACTTTCAACCACGGCCTTGGCAAACTCTTGATGTGTCGTCGGAAAGCCGGTCGCATCGGGCGAGACGCTATAAACATCGTTGATCAGCGCGTCCAGATTGACGGGGTCGTACACGGTTTTTGCAGGGAAAGCATAGATTGCGATACTGCCGTCAGCAGCGAAGAAACGGTCGCGCAGTGCAGGTGGTAACTGATCCGGCGTCAGCGGTTGAATCTGCCTCCATGACGCGATCATTTTGAGTCCGGTATCCGCTCCGGACAATAAAGCCCGTAAAAAACTCTCGCTACGCACCCGACCCTGTTCACCCTCTGTAGCGAGCTTTTCTGAAATGGCCGAAAGCTGCACTCGCAATACCTCCAGACTCTCGACCAGTTTGGAATGTCCTGCGGAAAAGGCCTGCTCCTGAGCTTCGTCTATGACACCTGCGCTGTTATGCAGCAATTCCTGCAATAACTCGAAGGATTTTGCAGACAAACCCGATTCAGTCAGTCCGGCGATCTGTTTGGCCGCGTCTGTCCGGGAAAATGCGTCACCGATACTCACCGCTTTTTGAAGGCGTTGGTCCGCATCGGGAGGAAACAGATTGGTCAGCGACTGCACTTGGGCAATTGTCTTGAGATTGCCTGCCTCGCTGGTGATGCGCCGGGCTTCCGCCAAGTCCTTGGCTGTAAAAATAATGACTTCCGCCTGGTAATCGCTTTCCGCTACCATACGCTGCTGGTAATAAGCCGCCGTGGAATCTTTGGGCAACATGGCCAACACATCGTAGTCAAATTGAATAGCCGAGCCCTTGAATCCGCCAAAGACAGCGCCGCTTAGGGCAATTATGACGAGGATCAGCGCGACAGGCATTGGCAATGCAGCGCTTGATTTGCGGGTTCCGGCTGAAATTGAAGGCTTAACTAGCGCGGGGGTGGAGCTGAGTTTGGGCGGAAGTAAAACGTAGAGCGCCGGCTGAACCATCCAGGTACTGATCAGAATCATCAGCACACCCATGGCCGCTATCACGCCCAGCTCGGCAAAACCTGGAAAATCAACCGTAGCCAGAACACTGAAGATCAATAATGAAGCACCACCCGCGGTAAGCACTGCGATAAAGGATGAGCCGACGCCATCGCTTATCGCTTGAATTAACGGTTTGCCTGCACGACGCTCCTCGGCAATGCGAGAGGAGGTAAAAATGCCGTAGTCTGCGCCAAGACCGAACAAAATGGCGATAAAGGCTGCGGTGATCATATTGAGATGACCCACCGTAATAAAGGCCAATCCCAAACTCCAGAGCACGCCCAGCCCCATAGGAACAAAAATCAGCGCGGCCCAGCGCAAGCTTCGCACCACCAACAGAATCAACGTAGCGACTAGAAAAGCGGAAGTCAACGTCACCAGCATCATGTCCTTGCGAAGGTTGACATATTCCTCGTACTCTATGGCAGGCAAGCCGCTCAGCCCCAAAGTGGGCGGTGTTCGGCCGGCAGCTTTGGCTTGCGCAGCCAACTCGGCCGATACCTGTTTGACCTTGTCTACGAAGGGTCCAAGATTCTCGAAGTCTCCCGAAGGATTTTTCGGGTGAACGAACAAAAACAACATACGCCCGTCACGCGAGGTAAAGTAACCGTCATTCATGCCGCCTGCCCCGTTTTTAACGAGCAAGTTGTTCCAGTCCACACCGGCAGGAACAGTTTCAGAGGACAGCCAGCGCTGCCATTCTTCCAGGAAAAAAGCCGCCATATTCAGGCTTGTTTCGGCCGTAGTCAAATCAATGTCAGTCCCGCCCAGCGGAGAACTGCCTTTGCTCCAGCTTAATGCATTGAGCAGGTTTTGCTCCAAACCACCTTCAATCAAGGAGGGCTGACTCGCTATCGCAGCAAGCTTGTCAAGGCCCTCAGGCGGCATCAGCAAATAAGCATGGTCCAGAAAAAATGCAATATCGAGACGCGAGGTCGCTTGGCCTATTTCAGGTTCCGGTCTGAGTCTGGCGGCCAGATCGTTGGCAAATGATTCCAATTCGTTGCGCGGCGCACCCTCCAGAACCACTATGAGATCCGAAGCTGCACCAAAGTTTTTCAAAAAATCGTTAAAGCGCCCGGCAACTGCTGTGTTCTGAGGGAGCAAAGCTTGTCGTGAGGTGTGAACCGGAAGTTGTAACGTTAACAAACCTGCCAGAATCGACAAAACCAAGGCCAGTCCCAGGATCTTCTTGGGATTTCGGGCAAAGTATTCCGCTATCTTGGCGGCACGCTGGTTGATATTCATAGAAAGAGGGTTGTTTAACTTAATTCGTGCCGGCACCTTGAGGGGGTTTAGAACGCTCCAGATAGTTTTCCCACTTGCGTGCGGTCAATCTCTGGAAAAGGGGTACTACTGGATTGAGTTCAATGGGAGCAGCATCCCAATAAGATTCGTAACCTAATTGTTCGGCTTCCAGGGCAACACCGTCTTCATTGAGGATGGGTTTGAATACCAAAGGTTTGGCGATATTCAGTACCATTTGGGTCAGCCACTTCGGGGTTTTTAACGAAATCAGCGGAATGATGAGCGCATCGAAATAAAACAGGAAAAATACACGCGTGGTTCGTTCATCAATAGGCAACATGAACGACCAATTTTTGATGCTGTCCCCGGTATTGGTCCATTGATACGGATATTCATAGCATAACTCGATGGAACGGGTATTAACCCGTTTGCGGTCAACAAAAATCCCGGAAATCCGACCTCCGGCCATAAAGGCGTCGTATGTCAAATAAACCCTATCTTCATTGCTTTCATGATGGGTCAATTTGGCATCGATAAATGGTTTGTATTTTCTGTGCAGGAAGGCATGAGAAAAATCGCAGATGTTATCGATCACCATTGAATGATGCGTGCGCCAAGTGTAATCCACAGCAAAATTAGCCCAGGTATCAGCGCCGGTAAGTTCGGGAATTTCCGGTATCTTGTAGTCAATGGCAAGTTCAGCTTCGCCGGGGAACAACCAGATAAGACCGTAGCGGACTTGCACGGGATAAGTCCGTAACTGTTTCTTGATTAGCGGGTTACCAAAGCTGTCATGGGAGTAATCCTCCAGCCAGCCGTCTCTGTTGTAGGCCCAACCGTGGTAAGCGCAACGCAAAGTGCACTTGTCTACCGCGCCATGTGTCAACTTTAGCTGACGGTGCATGCAGAGGTTACGAACGGCCGCAAGTTTACCGTCTTCACCGCGAAAAAGGGCAATTGAGGTGTTCGAAAAAATCACCTCTTTAACCTGACCTTTTTTTACTGCGTTGTCGTATTCCACTACATACCAGCGATTCGGATCCATTCCCGACGCGCGGGCTTTTTGCCGCGAATTTTTAGCTTCAGAAAAGGAAGGGGGTGGGGATTTCGTCTGCGCATTCTTCATCTTCGGAACTCTGTTAGGTGGTTAAGAGGGGGGCGATTTACTTGGCAGTAACGATTAAGCCCCTGCGGACGAAATCATCGTAGGCTTCCTGCACCGCTTGAGACAGCTGGGTGGGCTGATAGCCCAATTCCTGTTTCGCCTTGTCGTGATCAGCGCGCCGCCGCATCTGAAGCAAGCGCACTGCTCCGGGTGTAAAGCGTCTGGGCAGGTTGGGAAATACCTTATACCAGGTCTTGTCGGCCACTTCGGCCAGCATGGCCATTAGGAAAGGCGATAATTTCAGACGGGGCAAGGAACGACCGGTAACTTTCCTGAACATCTCCATCAGGTCGTCGACGCTGGCATAGCCGGTGCTGAATATGTATTTCTGCCCGGAACGCCCATGCCGCATCGCTAAAAGGTGGCCTTCTGCGATATCCCGGCTGGATACGAACTCGAACCCCCCCGGAATATAGGCGCGCAAAGAGCCATGAGCATAATCAATGAGTACGCGGCCCATTCGCGAGGGTACATAATCGTGAGGGCCGATGATCGCACAGGAGGTCGCGACAACCACATTGAGACCGTTGGCATGAGCCTTTAGGCACTCATGCTCGGTAAGATGCTTGGTAAATCCATAAGGCAGATGTCGGTCGAAAGGATAAAACGGCATGCCCTCGTGACTTGAACGATCAGGCTCGTAGCCGGTTGCACTGAGCGATCCGGATACAACCACCTTGTCGACACCGTGGCGTTCGGCGGCTTGGAGAATATGGATTGTTCCTTTGACGTTGGTATCGAAAATTTCGCGTTTATGGGCTGCATTTCCTTCAATGGTCGAAACCAAAGCCGCACAATGATAAACACGAGCGCACCCCCGCAAAGCGTTCGATACCGCTTCGCCGTCACGCAGATCTGCGAACACACGCTCAACATTGAGGCCATCCAAGGCTCCATTATCACGTTCGGCCCGCATCATCACCCGAACTTGCTCGCCTTCTTCAAGCAGGCGGCGGACGAGGTTGGCACCTAAGTGACCGGTGGCTCCTGTAACGAGGGAAATACCTGCGCTCATTGCATTAAATCAAGTAAGCGCCAACCAGTGTGTAGCCGGAAGAACAGAACAAGGGATTTGGATGTCATAGTCATTGGTTTAAAAACGGTCTGGTAAAACTACGGGAGCAAAAGAGAGAATTATTCTGCCCTTGGCAATTAGCATCATAAATTCGGAATTCACTAAAATTTTCTAACCTTTTCCCGCGCAACAAGCGTTTTGAAACTGAAAACACGGCATGGTTTCCAGAGTCCAGCTTAGCTCGAGAACCTCATGACTTAAGACCTCTCAATATTTGTACCATACCCGAAATAGGCAAAAGATTTTATTTTCGCTTGATAAGGATACAAAAATGAAAATAACGGTATCTCATTTTTTATCAATGGCTTGATGATGGTAAACGCATCTAGAAGCAGTCTTACCGCCTGAGGTATATTCGAAATATTGTGTCGGATTAAATTACCGGCACCGAATACCGCCAAAAAACAGAATTGTTTAATCAATGAATAATGTTTCCTGTTTAAACCGGCTAAAACAGCTATCGATTCCTGTGCGTTGGCACCTCCGCATTGCAGGTATTTGAACACAGCCATTTTAAGCAAATCATTCGACATTACGGCATACAGCGCGTTGGCAAGGATATTAAGATTGGCATTAGCTATTTTTCTGTCTTGATAATAGGCTTCGATTTTTTCGTGAATCAAATCGTTATTACTAAAATCAGGCATAGCCAGTAAATACGCACTCAATATTTCAATATCGGAAAACACAGCGGTCAATCCGCCTCCGGTTAAAGGATGACGCATATTCAAGGCGTCTCCCAGCATGACAGCGCCCTTTCTTATTTTGGGTTTTGCAGCCATGTAATGATTGGGCATGACCTTAAATCCGCCTTCCTGCAAAGCTTGTGCATAACTGTTAGCCATACAGGCGGGAATATATGGGGTTACATTGGTTTCTAAATGCTCTTTCAGCAAAAAGTTTCTGGGTAACTGATCGCCGGGAAAATCGATTAAAAGCCTGACTTCATTATTGGAAATCGGATAACAGATAAAAGGCGTCGGACCCGATAAAAACACATGGCCATGTTGCGGAAAAGGCATTTCACAGTCTTTTAAAATCAAGCCTATGAAATAAGAGGTTACGGTTTTTTCGTTATTGCTGAGATGAGCTCTGAAATTTGAAAAGAATCCGTCGCTGGTAATGGTTAAAGGGGCATAAATAGATTTTATCTGGGACGTATGCGATTCCCGGTAACTCACGCCGATAATTTCATTCTTTTCATTTTCCAGTAGTTGCAGCGCCTTACCATGTATTTGCGTGACAGATTCGTTTTGCAACGCAGAAGCTCTTATTTGCTGTAAAAACCGGCCATTATGCAAACCTACGCCTTCATGCTGATGCGGGTAAGGAATGGTCGTTTCTTCATTACCTTGCAACAAGGCATAGCCCTTCACCCGCTGTGCTTCAAAACCATCCAGACAATGCCTGAGACCCATTTTCTCAAGCGAT comes from Methylicorpusculum oleiharenae and encodes:
- the bstA gene encoding sterol transporter cytoplasmic membrane protein BstA, with protein sequence MNINQRAAKIAEYFARNPKKILGLALVLSILAGLLTLQLPVHTSRQALLPQNTAVAGRFNDFLKNFGAASDLIVVLEGAPRNELESFANDLAARLRPEPEIGQATSRLDIAFFLDHAYLLMPPEGLDKLAAIASQPSLIEGGLEQNLLNALSWSKGSSPLGGTDIDLTTAETSLNMAAFFLEEWQRWLSSETVPAGVDWNNLLVKNGAGGMNDGYFTSRDGRMLFLFVHPKNPSGDFENLGPFVDKVKQVSAELAAQAKAAGRTPPTLGLSGLPAIEYEEYVNLRKDMMLVTLTSAFLVATLILLVVRSLRWAALIFVPMGLGVLWSLGLAFITVGHLNMITAAFIAILFGLGADYGIFTSSRIAEERRAGKPLIQAISDGVGSSFIAVLTAGGASLLIFSVLATVDFPGFAELGVIAAMGVLMILISTWMVQPALYVLLPPKLSSTPALVKPSISAGTRKSSAALPMPVALILVIIALSGAVFGGFKGSAIQFDYDVLAMLPKDSTAAYYQQRMVAESDYQAEVIIFTAKDLAEARRITSEAGNLKTIAQVQSLTNLFPPDADQRLQKAVSIGDAFSRTDAAKQIAGLTESGLSAKSFELLQELLHNSAGVIDEAQEQAFSAGHSKLVESLEVLRVQLSAISEKLATEGEQGRVRSESFLRALLSGADTGLKMIASWRQIQPLTPDQLPPALRDRFFAADGSIAIYAFPAKTVYDPVNLDALINDVYSVSPDATGFPTTHQEFAKAVVESFTHGTQLALGLCLLWVMAATRSVRGFALAALPLLIGGGWMLGIMALAGMSYNYANIVALPLVIALAVDYGVWFSYRWNELKSHTPLQVSLNVGKTIGLAAGTSLAGLGAITLASYRGVSSLGISITIGLVCCLTATLVVAPAIGQLLDFKRKP
- the bstB gene encoding sterol transporter periplasmic substrate-binding protein BstB, with translation MQKICLFILAGLAAASFITNAAPNSEMIVVCYPGGSVNAKDANGAMTSMLRVVERVGQWQENSFNSVFTAKSDECRKQMADNKPKFAITSLGLFLDLRNQHNLVPVVQPKIKGLTHERYRVMVQKGKYKNLDELKGKTLGGTALEESSFIGKIVFAGKYDPDTFFVLQKSNQAIRALRSLNKGELDAVILNEQQFGGLSSLQMDTSLEAVFTSEEIPLMGVVANSATTTEDERARFAKALEGMCSDSEGKKLCELFGVEAFATVDSVVFDPMIKLWANGQ
- a CDS encoding Rieske 2Fe-2S domain-containing protein, whose translation is MKNAQTKSPPPSFSEAKNSRQKARASGMDPNRWYVVEYDNAVKKGQVKEVIFSNTSIALFRGEDGKLAAVRNLCMHRQLKLTHGAVDKCTLRCAYHGWAYNRDGWLEDYSHDSFGNPLIKKQLRTYPVQVRYGLIWLFPGEAELAIDYKIPEIPELTGADTWANFAVDYTWRTHHSMVIDNICDFSHAFLHRKYKPFIDAKLTHHESNEDRVYLTYDAFMAGGRISGIFVDRKRVNTRSIELCYEYPYQWTNTGDSIKNWSFMLPIDERTTRVFFLFYFDALIIPLISLKTPKWLTQMVLNIAKPLVFKPILNEDGVALEAEQLGYESYWDAAPIELNPVVPLFQRLTARKWENYLERSKPPQGAGTN
- the bstC gene encoding sterol transporter outer membrane protein BstC, which translates into the protein MENKTRLVPPLVLLTLLAGCAGLPRDQVQTELPDDCPKLSAVSLVEEQNRFGPKTDTHTLACARIVLRNSQDPAALSTSLASRLSLLLAEREMDQMQREKLAAEGVGFAEAALQQGGRGDGAVHYYLAANLGLSVREHMTQAIVNLGRLEEEMKQAVALSPDIDGGGPLRLLGMLYLKAPAWPNGIGDLDKALELVEKAAKEHPGHPLNHLFYAQALWADGDEANLTQIKAEFAQAEKLLDEGDWGYNTKPWKNELAEFAQEFQQAD